The genomic DNA CATCGGTCTGACGGTGACGGTGTTGGCCATGTTCTCACGCTCGTACCGGTTGCTCTCGCGGTATTATAAAGAGGGAAGCGCACAAGCATAGAGATATAGAAGAAAGGCAGAAGCAGCATGGCAACACTGGAGACGAAAGATCTTTTTATGAAATGTCTGGCCGGCGCCACTGCGGCGGTGCAGCAGGTGTCGCCCGATGAGTTCGAGAAGCCGACGCCAGACACCGAATGGACCGTCCGCGACCTGGCGGGCCATCTGCTGTACGAGCTGGCCTGGGTGGCGGACATCGTCAATGGCAAGACCATGGAGGAGGTCGGCACGCAGTATGACGGCGACCTGATCGCCGGCCGCCTGCAGGATAACTGGCAGCTGACGGCCGATCGGGCAACGGTGGCGGTGGAGGCGGCCGACCTGGAGGGCACGGCACACTTGTCATATGGCACGGTGACGGTACGCGATTATCTGGAGCAGATCGCAGCCGATCTGCTGATCCATGCCTGGGACCTGAGTACGGCACTAGGCCAGCCGCTGCAGTTTGAGAATGAAGTCGCCCAGTACGTCTACGACTACACCCTGCCGCGGCAAGACGACCTGAAGCAGAGCGGATTGTTCGCTGAGGCGGTACAGGTGCCGGATGATGCCGAGCTGCAGACCAAGCTGCTGGCATTGTATGGCCGGGATCGCACTGCCCAGGAAGCCAGGTTCAAAGCGTCGGCCTGAGCGGCCCGGCATTGATTGCCCGCGATAGCCGTAGCATGACGCAGCCTTTGATAGAGCCGGCGGGGATGCCACCGAACGCCCGGCTGTCGAAACTATCGTGCTGATTGTCGCCGCGCACGGTGAACCGCCCGTCCTTCGCGCCGGTGATGCGCTTGACCATCTCGGTGCCGTTGAGCGTGAACACCACGATATCACCTACGGCATATCTCCGTTTGGTGCGCACAAGCAATAAGGTACCGGCCTGTAGCGTCGGCGCCATGCTATTGCCGGCGACTTTCCGCAGCTTAAGCACTACTGCTTACTGGCGTTGAACAGCTCAATGACCTCGCCGACCATCCGTTGCAGCGTGGCTGCCTCCTCGGCGCTGACGGTGTGCTTGACCTCGCTGGCCTGCTTGACGGTCTTCCACAGGGTGTCGTGCAGTTCCGGAAACTTCTCAAGATGCTCCGGCTTGAAGTAGTCGCTCCACAGGATGTAGAGTTCGTTCTTGACCTTCTGGGCGTGCTTTTCCTTGGTCATGACGCTGCGCACGAAGGTGTTGTGCTTCTCGATGGTATCGAGCTCGCCCAGCGCCTCGATCTTCTCAATCATGCGGTGGCAAGTGTCGGCAGCGTGCCGCATGGTGTCGGTTTCGTAGATGCCGCAGGGGATGTCACAATGGGCCTTAACGATTTTGGGTGAAAAAAGCATGGTCGCCTCCTATGGTTATTGCTCTTATCATACCCGCCGGGCGCGGCGGTGTCACTTATAGCTGGACGGTCTCGTTGTCGCCCGTCTTGGGCGGCTTACCCGTGACGGCGGCCTTGATGCTGCCAAACAGCGCGATGGCGCCGCCATTGGGCGAGTCCCAGTATTCTGCCGTATCGGCCCGCACGCGCAGCAGGGCAATCTCCGGCGTCTCCAGGTCGTCCGGGAACCAGGCTTTGAGGAACGGATTCCATAGTTCTTCCATTTTGCTGCGGTCACGCACCAGCTCGGCGGTGCCAGAGATGGAAACCCAATCATTCTTGCTGTCATTGCTAAAGCCGAGGTTGACCATCGGGTGGCTGGCGATCTGCCGGGCCTTGGCGGAGTTCGCATAGGTAAAGAACCAGAGGTCGTTATCGCCCTCGACGTGCTGCACGCCCATCGGCCGGCTGACGTGGCGGCCGTCTTCGGTCATGGTGGTGAGCATGCAGACCCTGATGTCTTTGATTAGATCGAATAGCTTTTTGCGGGCTTCGTCGTTTTCCATGCGGACTCCTTGTTTATGGAGTCCAGTATGGGGAGCGGGGTGGTGGGTCGCAGTAAGAATCTTTACGTCAGGGGAAACTTAGCGCAAGTAACCGATAATGCCGGTAACGATAAAGAACAGCGCAAAAATACCGTACAGAGGTGCCGCGGCAAGCATGAGGAAAAAGTAGCCCAGCAGGATTCCCCGTGCGACCGACAGCGTCTGGTC from Candidatus Saccharibacteria bacterium includes the following:
- a CDS encoding TIGR03086 family protein, which gives rise to MATLETKDLFMKCLAGATAAVQQVSPDEFEKPTPDTEWTVRDLAGHLLYELAWVADIVNGKTMEEVGTQYDGDLIAGRLQDNWQLTADRATVAVEAADLEGTAHLSYGTVTVRDYLEQIAADLLIHAWDLSTALGQPLQFENEVAQYVYDYTLPRQDDLKQSGLFAEAVQVPDDAELQTKLLALYGRDRTAQEARFKASA
- a CDS encoding pyridoxamine 5'-phosphate oxidase family protein, which produces MENDEARKKLFDLIKDIRVCMLTTMTEDGRHVSRPMGVQHVEGDNDLWFFTYANSAKARQIASHPMVNLGFSNDSKNDWVSISGTAELVRDRSKMEELWNPFLKAWFPDDLETPEIALLRVRADTAEYWDSPNGGAIALFGSIKAAVTGKPPKTGDNETVQL
- the sodN gene encoding superoxide dismutase, Ni, whose product is MLFSPKIVKAHCDIPCGIYETDTMRHAADTCHRMIEKIEALGELDTIEKHNTFVRSVMTKEKHAQKVKNELYILWSDYFKPEHLEKFPELHDTLWKTVKQASEVKHTVSAEEAATLQRMVGEVIELFNASKQ
- a CDS encoding S26 family signal peptidase, coding for MAPTLQAGTLLLVRTKRRYAVGDIVVFTLNGTEMVKRITGAKDGRFTVRGDNQHDSFDSRAFGGIPAGSIKGCVMLRLSRAINAGPLRPTL